Proteins encoded in a region of the Elizabethkingia bruuniana genome:
- a CDS encoding alpha-L-fucosidase, whose amino-acid sequence MLIKQKTKTLFLSAIFISTNFFSQAHNVSAGYEKPKDPLVVNNLEEWQDLKFGLFMHWGTYSQWGIVESWSLCPEDESWTQRKPEHGKSYYEYVKNYENLQTTFNPVEFNPQKWADAAKKAGMKYVVFTTKHHDGFAMFDTKESDYKITSSKTPFSKNPKADVTKEIFNSFRKDGFKIGAYFSKPDWHTDNYWWSYFPPKDRNVNYDPKKYPEKWASFKKYTFNQLNEITSNYGKIDILWLDGGWVRPFKTIDPTVEWQKTIKVEQDIDMDKIGEMARRNQPGIIIVDRTVPGKWENYVTPEQAIPEHNLSIPWESCITMGNSFSYVPNDNYKSSQKIVETLIKIISRGGNYLMNIAPGPNGDYDAVVYERLKEISGWIDINKTAVYATRSIAPYHENDFYYTQSKDGKTVNVFHINETSNYQAPHDLVFTLPENFKPKKLQILGISSKISWKKQGNKIKVQLPKECNKLKYSTVIQITQ is encoded by the coding sequence ATGTTAATTAAACAAAAAACTAAAACCTTATTCTTATCAGCAATTTTTATTTCCACAAATTTTTTCTCACAAGCCCATAATGTTTCGGCGGGGTACGAAAAACCAAAAGATCCCTTAGTCGTTAATAATCTTGAAGAATGGCAAGATTTGAAATTTGGGCTTTTTATGCATTGGGGAACCTACAGCCAATGGGGTATTGTGGAAAGCTGGAGCTTGTGCCCGGAAGATGAATCCTGGACACAGAGAAAGCCCGAGCATGGCAAATCTTATTACGAGTATGTGAAAAATTATGAAAACCTTCAGACAACATTTAATCCTGTAGAGTTTAATCCGCAGAAATGGGCAGATGCAGCAAAAAAAGCAGGAATGAAATATGTTGTCTTTACAACAAAACACCATGATGGTTTTGCGATGTTTGATACCAAAGAATCTGATTATAAAATTACCTCTTCTAAAACGCCTTTTTCAAAGAACCCGAAAGCTGATGTAACAAAAGAGATTTTTAATTCATTCAGAAAGGATGGATTTAAAATAGGAGCATATTTTTCAAAACCAGATTGGCATACCGATAATTATTGGTGGTCATACTTTCCACCAAAAGACAGAAATGTAAATTATGACCCAAAGAAATACCCGGAAAAGTGGGCAAGCTTTAAAAAATACACATTCAATCAGCTTAATGAAATAACATCAAATTATGGCAAAATAGATATCCTCTGGCTGGATGGTGGATGGGTGAGACCTTTTAAAACAATTGACCCTACTGTAGAATGGCAAAAAACAATTAAAGTAGAGCAGGATATTGATATGGATAAAATTGGAGAGATGGCACGCAGGAACCAGCCGGGTATTATTATAGTAGATCGTACGGTTCCCGGAAAGTGGGAAAATTATGTAACTCCCGAACAGGCTATTCCTGAACACAATCTTTCAATTCCATGGGAAAGCTGTATTACAATGGGAAATTCTTTTTCATATGTGCCAAATGATAACTATAAATCTTCCCAAAAGATTGTAGAAACTTTAATTAAAATTATTTCCAGAGGCGGGAACTATCTAATGAATATAGCACCGGGACCGAATGGCGATTATGATGCTGTCGTTTATGAACGTTTGAAAGAAATTTCTGGTTGGATTGATATTAATAAAACAGCCGTTTATGCAACAAGAAGTATAGCGCCATATCATGAGAATGATTTTTATTACACCCAGAGTAAAGATGGAAAAACAGTTAATGTATTTCATATAAATGAGACCTCAAATTATCAGGCACCTCACGATCTTGTTTTTACATTACCAGAGAACTTCAAGCCTAAGAAACTACAGATTCTTGGTATCTCATCTAAAATTTCATGGAAGAAACAGGGGAATAAGATTAAGGTTCAACTTCCTAAAGAATGCAATAAATTAAAATATTCAACAGTAATCCAAATAACACAGTAA
- a CDS encoding glycoside hydrolase family 3 N-terminal domain-containing protein, giving the protein MKVYHFKMALLVAVCLLFSWVKAQPALYKDPKQPVEIRVQDLLKRMTPEEKFWQCFMIPGDLDNVPKNQYHHGIFGLQVSAGSQDGAAAGQMLKYNAKEDAEKLARKINAIQKYFVEESRLGIPIIPFDEALHGLMREGATAFSQSIGLSATFNPDLMKEISSAIARESKLRGIRQILTPVVNLANDVRWGRTEETYGEDPFLTSVMGVSFVSSFENQGIITTPKHFLANVGEGGRDSYPIHWSKRYLEETHLIPFYKAFTEGKSRSVMTSYNLLDGRPSTSNHWLLTDKLKKEWNFKGFVISDASAVGGANVLHFTAKDYSDASAQAINAGLDVIFQTEYNHYKLFISPFLDGRISKERIDDAVSRVLRAKFELGLFERPYTSEKEIIELKKINNKPLAEKAAIESFVLLQNNNAALPITDHYKKILIVGTDAADARLGGYSGPGNKKVNILDGIKNFVKNKNVEVSYAKGIDWNLKTFMQVPSEYLSFEEEKGLRGLYFSNSNLTGKPVVEKQDEQIGFKWTLYSPDPEKLQPDNYSIKWEGKLEAPASGKYKLGLRGNDGFRLYLDGKLLIDQWEKLSYSTQTTNVDFVKGQKYNIAIEFHENRGEANIELIWNHGLNNYEKDFNEALKLAQSSDYIIVTAGIHEGEFQDRSSLSLPGNQEAFIHEVAKLNKPVAVVLVGGSAIKTTSWKDKVGAIIDIWYPGEEGGNAVAKVLFGAENPSGKLPITFPIEEGQLPLSYNHHPTGRGNDYHDLSGEPLYPFGYGLSYTSFDISDLQLNKNKYSENDIIKAQVNVKNTGAKEGSEVVQLYIKDVLASVSRPVIELKGFQKVNLKPGESKKITIELPVKELKFLDEKMNWIVEKGTYRIMIGNSSKNLPLKQNIEIE; this is encoded by the coding sequence ATGAAGGTTTATCATTTTAAGATGGCTTTATTAGTCGCTGTTTGTTTATTGTTTTCCTGGGTAAAAGCGCAGCCAGCTCTCTATAAAGATCCAAAACAACCTGTTGAGATAAGGGTTCAGGATTTGTTGAAAAGGATGACCCCTGAGGAAAAATTCTGGCAATGTTTTATGATTCCCGGGGATTTGGATAATGTTCCTAAGAACCAGTACCATCATGGTATTTTCGGTTTACAGGTAAGTGCCGGAAGTCAGGACGGCGCAGCAGCCGGACAGATGCTGAAATATAATGCAAAAGAAGATGCTGAAAAGTTAGCCAGGAAAATTAATGCCATTCAAAAGTATTTTGTTGAAGAATCCAGACTGGGAATTCCAATAATTCCTTTTGATGAAGCGTTGCATGGTTTGATGCGGGAAGGGGCAACTGCTTTTTCGCAGTCTATTGGATTATCGGCTACTTTTAACCCGGATCTGATGAAAGAAATTTCATCTGCAATTGCCAGAGAATCTAAGCTTAGAGGAATCCGGCAGATTCTAACTCCGGTGGTAAATTTAGCCAATGATGTCAGATGGGGAAGAACAGAAGAAACTTATGGTGAGGATCCATTCTTAACCTCTGTGATGGGGGTGAGTTTTGTAAGTTCGTTCGAAAATCAGGGAATTATTACCACTCCAAAACATTTTCTGGCAAATGTTGGTGAAGGTGGCAGAGATTCCTATCCGATTCACTGGAGTAAAAGATATTTGGAAGAAACGCACTTAATTCCTTTTTATAAAGCTTTTACCGAAGGAAAGAGCAGGTCTGTAATGACTTCCTATAATTTATTAGACGGAAGACCTTCTACATCTAATCATTGGTTACTAACAGATAAGTTAAAAAAAGAGTGGAATTTCAAAGGCTTTGTAATTAGTGATGCGAGTGCTGTCGGTGGGGCAAATGTTTTACACTTTACAGCAAAAGACTATAGTGATGCCTCTGCGCAGGCAATTAATGCTGGATTGGATGTGATTTTTCAAACGGAGTATAATCATTATAAACTATTTATTTCTCCATTTTTAGATGGAAGAATCTCGAAAGAGAGAATTGATGATGCTGTATCAAGAGTTTTAAGAGCAAAATTTGAACTGGGACTTTTTGAGAGACCTTATACTTCTGAGAAAGAGATTATAGAATTGAAGAAAATAAATAATAAACCCTTAGCAGAAAAAGCAGCTATAGAATCATTTGTTTTGCTTCAGAATAATAATGCTGCTCTTCCTATTACTGATCATTATAAAAAGATTCTGATTGTTGGTACAGATGCTGCAGACGCCAGACTCGGAGGTTATTCAGGTCCTGGTAATAAAAAGGTTAATATTTTAGATGGTATTAAAAACTTCGTTAAAAATAAAAATGTTGAAGTATCCTATGCTAAAGGTATTGATTGGAATCTGAAAACATTTATGCAAGTTCCTTCCGAGTATTTGTCTTTTGAGGAAGAAAAAGGATTAAGAGGTCTGTATTTTTCCAATAGCAATTTAACGGGAAAACCTGTTGTTGAGAAACAAGATGAGCAGATAGGGTTCAAGTGGACCTTGTACTCTCCGGATCCGGAAAAATTACAACCGGATAATTATAGTATAAAATGGGAAGGAAAATTAGAAGCTCCAGCTTCCGGGAAGTATAAATTGGGATTACGGGGAAATGATGGGTTCAGATTATATTTAGATGGAAAATTATTAATAGACCAATGGGAAAAGCTGAGTTATTCAACCCAAACAACAAATGTTGATTTTGTAAAAGGGCAAAAATATAATATTGCAATAGAATTTCATGAAAATAGAGGTGAAGCAAATATCGAACTGATCTGGAACCATGGATTGAATAACTATGAGAAGGATTTTAATGAAGCATTAAAATTAGCGCAGAGCTCAGATTACATCATTGTAACTGCCGGAATTCATGAGGGAGAATTTCAAGACAGATCTTCTTTAAGTCTTCCCGGGAATCAGGAAGCATTTATTCATGAAGTAGCCAAATTAAATAAACCTGTAGCTGTAGTCTTAGTTGGAGGATCTGCTATAAAAACCACAAGCTGGAAAGATAAAGTAGGAGCTATTATAGATATTTGGTATCCGGGAGAAGAAGGCGGTAATGCTGTAGCTAAAGTATTGTTTGGTGCAGAGAATCCTTCCGGAAAATTACCCATTACATTTCCAATTGAAGAAGGACAGCTTCCGTTAAGCTATAATCATCATCCTACAGGCAGGGGAAATGATTATCACGATCTTAGCGGGGAACCATTATATCCTTTTGGGTATGGATTAAGCTATACTTCTTTTGATATTTCAGACTTGCAGCTGAATAAGAATAAATATTCTGAAAATGATATCATAAAAGCTCAGGTAAATGTGAAGAACACAGGGGCTAAAGAGGGAAGTGAAGTTGTACAGTTATACATTAAAGATGTATTAGCTTCTGTATCAAGACCAGTTATTGAATTAAAGGGTTTTCAGAAAGTGAATCTGAAGCCGGGAGAATCTAAAAAAATTACAATAGAGCTTCCGGTAAAAGAACTTAAATTCTTAGATGAAAAGATGAACTGGATAGTTGAAAAAGGAACCTACAGAATTATGATCGGTAATTCCTCGAAGAATCTACCGTTAAAGCAAAATATTGAAATAGAGTAG
- a CDS encoding FISUMP domain-containing protein — protein sequence MKKQKTQFIPKRTGFGIVTGTTLLLILFTVFSCRSSDTDNKVTAGGTADVKINLQGEAFDDTADLGGQASLTQGVSVSTSAVQRKEIPFNDDFTLVAELSPVKTSVSNQVQASLGGNLLAATGPTPLGTGIRYKVVVFRSTGEYVTERNYIRGQESSTADLNLDGGSNYAFIVYSVKSQTDLPDVTYTNTSNKTLSTASISGLANTVDFMYYRKDMQVSGNQTNYLDVILRHRLSQITTTIDASATGYNITAVTANIDSHYPSYNVPLSTGTPAQTGTAGTAAVTFPTLGTQIIVANPVMLNGNTTTGKFTLSTITIGPLTQTVSSTALTGLKITPGIMYNLKFTLSPSDVYLDNYNGQKAARINGKVWMRYNLGADTSVNPDQDPIVSGLHGGYYQFGRSVSVANGTETSLNSNFNGNPAAANAWNSGTEIAPVKTANDPCPQNYRLPTQTEFQGLLDATVQSNAGTWSTSDTNYGAAKVLTSKKNNNVKIVLPAQGAFGARGNGAPYTWWWTNQRGSRVSYWTSTSTSGNNTSYFEGSSTSATVFVQTDGNPSTKVLSKTIRCIAQ from the coding sequence ATGAAAAAACAAAAAACACAATTTATTCCAAAGCGGACAGGTTTCGGAATAGTAACTGGTACAACATTGCTATTGATTTTATTTACGGTATTTTCCTGCCGCAGCAGCGATACTGATAATAAAGTAACAGCAGGCGGAACAGCCGATGTAAAGATCAATCTTCAGGGAGAAGCTTTTGATGATACTGCAGATCTTGGAGGGCAGGCTTCTTTAACGCAAGGCGTTTCAGTGAGTACATCTGCGGTACAGAGAAAAGAAATTCCTTTTAACGATGATTTTACGCTGGTAGCAGAACTGTCCCCCGTAAAAACTTCGGTAAGTAATCAGGTACAGGCTTCCTTAGGTGGAAATCTGCTGGCGGCAACGGGACCAACACCTTTAGGCACCGGAATCAGATACAAAGTAGTGGTTTTCCGGTCTACCGGAGAATATGTAACAGAAAGAAACTATATCCGTGGTCAGGAAAGTAGCACCGCAGATCTTAATCTGGATGGAGGCAGTAATTACGCTTTCATTGTTTATTCTGTAAAAAGTCAGACCGATTTACCAGATGTTACGTATACCAATACTTCAAACAAAACATTATCCACAGCCAGTATTTCAGGATTAGCCAATACAGTCGACTTTATGTATTACCGAAAAGATATGCAGGTATCCGGTAACCAGACCAATTATCTGGATGTTATCCTGAGGCATAGACTCAGCCAGATAACCACAACGATTGATGCTTCCGCAACGGGTTATAACATCACAGCCGTGACCGCAAATATCGATTCTCATTATCCGTCTTATAATGTTCCATTGTCTACCGGAACTCCAGCTCAAACAGGAACAGCAGGAACAGCAGCAGTAACATTTCCAACTTTAGGAACGCAGATTATCGTTGCAAATCCTGTAATGCTGAATGGAAATACGACTACAGGTAAGTTTACATTGTCTACAATTACTATTGGTCCATTGACTCAGACAGTATCGAGTACAGCATTGACGGGTCTTAAGATAACACCGGGAATTATGTACAATCTGAAATTTACATTGAGCCCTTCGGATGTTTATCTGGATAATTATAACGGACAAAAAGCAGCACGTATTAACGGAAAAGTATGGATGCGTTATAACCTGGGAGCAGATACCAGTGTTAATCCGGATCAGGATCCAATTGTTTCAGGTCTTCACGGAGGTTATTATCAATTTGGACGCAGTGTTTCTGTAGCAAACGGAACCGAAACATCTTTAAATTCTAATTTTAACGGTAATCCTGCGGCGGCCAATGCATGGAATAGCGGAACAGAAATAGCTCCTGTGAAGACAGCTAATGATCCATGCCCACAAAATTACCGTCTACCTACGCAGACCGAATTTCAGGGATTATTGGATGCTACAGTGCAAAGTAATGCCGGAACCTGGTCTACAAGTGATACAAATTACGGTGCCGCGAAAGTCTTAACAAGTAAGAAGAATAATAATGTAAAAATAGTTTTACCTGCTCAGGGAGCCTTTGGAGCAAGAGGAAATGGAGCTCCATATACGTGGTGGTGGACTAATCAGAGAGGTAGTCGTGTAAGTTACTGGACCAGTACAAGCACTAGTGGAAATAACACATCATATTTTGAAGGGAGTAGTACCAGTGCTACAGTTTTTGTACAAACAGATGGTAATCCGAGTACAAAAGTTTTATCTAAAACAATTCGTTGTATTGCACAATAA
- a CDS encoding FISUMP domain-containing protein: MKKRKTQFIPKRTGFGIVTGTTLLLILFAVFSCRSSDTDNKMTAGGTANVSINLQGEAFDDTADLGGQASLTQGVSVSTSAVQRKEIPFNDDFTLVAELSPVKTSVSNQVQASLGGNLLAATGPTPLGTGIRYKVVVFRSTGEYVTERNYIRGQESSTADLNLDGDSNYAFIVYSVKSQTDLPDVTYTNTSNKTLSTASISGLANTVDFMYYRKDMQVSGNQTNYLDVILRHRLSQITTTIDASATGYNITAVTANIDSHYPSYNVPLSTGTPAQTGTAGTAAVTFPTLGTQIIVANPVMLNGNTTTGKFTLSTITIGPLTQTVSSTALTGLKITPGIMYNLKFTLSPSDVYLDNYNGQKAARINGKVWMRYNLGADNSINPDQDPIVSGLHGDYYQFGRSVSVAGKADTSLNSNFNGNPAAANAWNSGTETTPVKTANDPCPQNYRLPTQTEFQGLLDATVQSNVGTWSASDTNYGAAKVLTSKKNNNVKIVLPAQGAFGTRGNNAPYSGFWTNQRGALAVYWTSTSSSSNNTSYFRANSTSASMFVQTDGNPSIKIFSVNIRCIAQ, translated from the coding sequence ATGAAAAAACGAAAGACACAATTTATTCCAAAGCGGACAGGTTTTGGAATAGTAACTGGTACAACATTGCTATTGATTTTATTTGCGGTATTTTCCTGCCGCAGCAGCGATACTGATAACAAAATGACAGCGGGCGGAACAGCCAATGTAAGTATCAATCTTCAGGGAGAAGCTTTTGATGATACTGCAGATCTTGGCGGACAGGCTTCTTTAACGCAAGGCGTTTCAGTGAGTACATCTGCGGTACAGAGAAAAGAAATTCCTTTTAACGATGATTTTACGCTGGTAGCAGAGCTGTCCCCCGTAAAAACTTCGGTAAGTAATCAGGTACAGGCTTCCTTAGGTGGAAATCTGCTGGCGGCAACGGGACCAACACCTTTAGGCACCGGAATCAGATACAAAGTAGTGGTCTTCCGGTCTACCGGAGAATATGTGACGGAAAGAAACTATATCCGTGGTCAGGAAAGTAGCACCGCAGATCTTAATCTGGATGGAGACAGTAATTACGCTTTCATTGTTTATTCTGTAAAAAGTCAGACCGATTTACCAGATGTTACATATACCAATACTTCAAACAAAACATTGTCCACAGCCAGTATTTCAGGGTTGGCCAATACAGTCGACTTTATGTATTACCGAAAAGATATGCAGGTATCCGGTAACCAGACCAATTATCTGGATGTTATCCTGAGGCATAGACTCAGCCAGATAACCACAACGATTGATGCTTCCGCAACGGGTTATAACATCACAGCCGTGACCGCAAATATCGATTCTCATTATCCGTCTTATAATGTTCCATTGTCTACCGGAACTCCAGCTCAAACAGGAACAGCAGGCACCGCAGCAGTAACATTTCCAACTTTAGGAACGCAGATTATCGTTGCAAATCCTGTAATGCTGAACGGAAATACGACTACAGGTAAGTTTACATTGTCTACAATTACTATTGGTCCATTGACTCAGACAGTATCGAGTACAGCATTGACTGGTCTTAAGATAACACCAGGAATTATGTACAATCTGAAATTTACATTAAGCCCTTCGGATGTTTATCTGGATAATTATAACGGACAAAAAGCAGCACGTATTAACGGAAAAGTATGGATGCGTTATAACCTGGGAGCTGATAACAGCATTAATCCAGATCAGGATCCAATTGTTTCGGGTCTTCATGGAGATTATTATCAATTTGGACGCAGTGTTTCTGTTGCCGGTAAAGCAGATACATCTTTGAATTCTAATTTTAATGGCAACCCTGCGGCAGCTAATGCATGGAATAGTGGCACAGAAACAACACCAGTAAAAACAGCGAATGATCCATGTCCTCAAAATTACCGTCTACCTACGCAGACCGAATTTCAGGGATTATTGGATGCTACAGTGCAAAGTAATGTGGGAACCTGGTCTGCAAGTGATACAAATTACGGTGCCGCGAAAGTCTTAACAAGTAAGAAGAATAATAATGTAAAAATAGTTTTACCTGCTCAGGGAGCCTTTGGTACCAGAGGAAATAATGCACCATATTCGGGATTTTGGACTAATCAGAGAGGAGCTCTTGCCGTATATTGGACCAGTACAAGCTCTAGTAGTAACAATACTTCGTATTTTAGGGCTAATAGTACTTCTGCAAGCATGTTTGTACAGACAGATGGAAATCCAAGTATTAAAATTTTTAGTGTAAATATCCGCTGTATAGCACAATAA
- a CDS encoding phosphatidylinositol-specific phospholipase C, with protein MKKLTNYLLTAAIAGVFFSCSENSTERDSEGLKAQLNAAVINKASLASVGISNWMSALQDNVSLSQISVPGTHDSGATVEFPSGTAKTQNLTIAEQLNIGVRFLDIRCRHIDDSFAIHHGPVYQKLNFDDVLNAVYAFLDSHPTETVIMSVKEEYNASNTTRSFEKTFDAYVQKNPSKWDLGNNIPKLGDIRGKIRLLRRFPAETKPKGIDATNWADNTTFEISNDSPVKVKVQDNYKVDNNDTKWSQIQSILTEAKADTSGKLFINFTSGYKPLIFGIPSIPTVSNAINPKLKTFFQSSTQGSYGILPIDFISAELAEPIVKTNFSNNP; from the coding sequence ATGAAAAAACTAACTAACTATTTACTGACCGCTGCAATTGCAGGCGTATTCTTTTCATGTTCAGAGAACTCCACTGAAAGAGACTCCGAAGGTCTTAAAGCCCAACTAAATGCTGCTGTTATTAACAAAGCTTCTTTAGCTTCAGTAGGAATTAGCAACTGGATGTCTGCTTTGCAGGATAATGTTTCTTTGTCACAGATTTCGGTACCCGGAACTCACGATTCCGGAGCAACCGTAGAATTCCCTTCGGGGACTGCAAAAACCCAGAATCTTACTATTGCTGAACAGCTTAATATTGGTGTTCGCTTTCTGGATATCCGCTGCCGACACATTGATGATTCTTTTGCCATACACCATGGGCCTGTTTATCAGAAGCTGAACTTCGATGATGTACTGAATGCCGTTTATGCATTTTTAGACAGCCATCCTACGGAAACCGTTATTATGTCGGTAAAGGAGGAGTATAATGCATCTAATACAACCAGAAGTTTTGAAAAAACCTTTGATGCCTATGTTCAGAAAAATCCTTCTAAATGGGATCTGGGAAACAATATCCCTAAGTTGGGGGACATAAGAGGAAAGATAAGACTATTGAGAAGATTCCCTGCAGAAACAAAACCTAAAGGAATAGATGCTACAAACTGGGCAGATAATACCACTTTCGAAATCAGTAATGATTCTCCGGTTAAAGTAAAAGTACAGGATAACTATAAAGTAGACAATAACGATACTAAATGGTCGCAGATTCAGTCCATTCTTACCGAGGCAAAAGCCGATACCAGCGGAAAGCTGTTCATTAATTTTACAAGTGGTTACAAACCTCTAATATTCGGGATTCCAAGTATTCCTACAGTTTCTAATGCCATAAATCCAAAGCTTAAAACCTTTTTTCAGAGTAGTACACAGGGCTCTTATGGCATTCTGCCAATAGATTTTATCAGTGCAGAACTGGCAGAGCCTATCGTTAAAACAAATTTTTCAAATAATCCTTAG
- a CDS encoding ferritin-like domain-containing protein, with protein sequence MNILKLLDQLSDDKFFTAGSSRSEAITNIYTFGKKAAIAAVPLGLGSMMTIKAETVKQSSMAVNMAQNDLTDALQLALVLEYLENEYYNIGLSAPGLIPAKDRTVFMQISKHESAHVSFLKNTLTSLGTTPGNKPTFDFTAKGKFSPFTDYSQFLILAQAFEDTGVRAYKGQAGNVMSNKTVLQAALQIHSVEARHASQVRRMRANKGWIELADGGNMPAATNPVYTGEDNTNQAGYNTSTTFGAAAGSASYDEILTGDDAKAIASLFIV encoded by the coding sequence ATGAACATTCTTAAATTATTAGACCAGCTTTCTGATGACAAATTCTTTACTGCGGGTTCATCCAGATCAGAAGCAATTACAAACATATATACTTTCGGAAAAAAAGCAGCCATAGCAGCCGTACCACTGGGTTTGGGTTCTATGATGACTATAAAAGCCGAAACGGTAAAACAATCATCCATGGCTGTGAATATGGCTCAAAATGATCTCACAGATGCACTACAACTGGCATTGGTCCTTGAATATCTTGAAAATGAATATTATAATATTGGTCTTTCTGCTCCCGGGCTTATTCCGGCTAAAGACAGAACCGTATTTATGCAAATTTCCAAACATGAGTCTGCACACGTTAGCTTCCTTAAAAATACATTAACCTCCTTAGGAACGACTCCTGGTAACAAACCAACCTTCGATTTTACAGCAAAAGGTAAATTTTCTCCATTTACAGATTACAGTCAGTTTCTGATTCTGGCTCAGGCTTTCGAAGATACCGGGGTAAGAGCTTATAAAGGGCAGGCCGGAAATGTTATGTCTAATAAGACTGTTTTGCAGGCAGCCCTTCAGATTCATTCAGTAGAAGCCAGACATGCATCGCAAGTCAGAAGAATGCGGGCTAATAAAGGCTGGATAGAGCTTGCGGACGGTGGAAATATGCCTGCAGCAACCAATCCGGTGTATACAGGAGAAGACAATACCAATCAAGCAGGATACAACACCAGTACAACATTTGGAGCTGCTGCCGGTTCCGCTTCTTATGACGAAATCCTTACAGGTGATGATGCTAAAGCTATTGCATCTTTATTCATTGTATAG
- a CDS encoding ferritin-like domain-containing protein, with protein sequence MKKTIHISNQGATLDTSRRNFLKLGGIGLAMAGLTMVGCNDGDGFNFMDDTIFDLGQGDVGVLNYAYALEQLEADFYTKVVNNFYTGISSNEKEIFTDLYHHEVIHRDFFKAAISGATSHVLPKLEFQYPNVNFNDRSSVLATAKALEDTGVAAYNAAGKYITNPAYLVIAGKIVSVEARHASAIRNLINPGSADFSGDDVVDANGLDVAKEPKDIVMAAGGFIKTRFTWKERGIS encoded by the coding sequence ATGAAAAAAACAATTCATATTTCAAATCAGGGAGCAACCCTGGATACCAGCAGAAGAAATTTCTTAAAGCTTGGTGGAATTGGTCTTGCGATGGCAGGTCTTACAATGGTGGGTTGCAATGATGGTGATGGATTCAACTTCATGGACGATACGATATTTGACCTTGGACAAGGCGATGTAGGAGTACTTAATTATGCTTATGCACTGGAACAGCTAGAAGCTGATTTCTATACAAAAGTAGTTAACAATTTTTACACAGGAATCTCCAGTAATGAAAAAGAGATTTTCACAGATCTTTATCACCACGAAGTCATTCACAGGGATTTTTTCAAAGCCGCAATTAGCGGTGCTACTTCTCATGTTTTGCCAAAATTAGAATTTCAATACCCCAATGTGAATTTTAACGACCGCAGCTCAGTTTTGGCGACAGCTAAAGCTTTAGAAGATACCGGAGTAGCAGCCTACAACGCTGCAGGAAAATACATTACAAATCCGGCTTATCTTGTGATTGCAGGAAAGATTGTTTCTGTTGAAGCAAGACACGCATCAGCAATCAGAAATCTTATAAACCCCGGATCGGCCGACTTTTCAGGAGATGATGTTGTAGATGCTAACGGGCTGGATGTGGCGAAAGAGCCTAAAGACATTGTTATGGCTGCAGGTGGATTTATAAAAACCCGCTTTACGTGGAAAGAAAGAGGCATTAGTTAA
- a CDS encoding fasciclin domain-containing protein — translation MQTKSKIAVLGMIILSFAYSGQLTAQVMKEKTVMVGGAPMYPSKNIIENAVNSNDHKTLVAAVKAAGLVETLQGAGPFTVLAPTDEAFAMLPKGTVENLLKPENKEMLTKILTYHVLSGKYNAKQIWAAVKAGNGTSMMKTVEGEGVTFWTKGKDLYIKDAKGNSAKVTIADVNQSNGVIHVIDKVLMP, via the coding sequence ATGCAAACAAAATCAAAAATCGCAGTTTTAGGAATGATCATATTATCATTTGCCTATAGTGGCCAACTTACCGCACAAGTAATGAAAGAAAAAACAGTAATGGTAGGTGGAGCTCCTATGTATCCATCTAAAAACATTATAGAAAATGCTGTAAACTCCAATGACCACAAAACACTTGTTGCAGCAGTAAAAGCAGCAGGTCTTGTTGAGACATTACAAGGAGCAGGGCCTTTTACAGTATTAGCTCCTACCGATGAAGCCTTTGCTATGTTACCAAAAGGAACAGTAGAAAATCTCTTGAAACCGGAAAATAAAGAAATGCTGACTAAAATATTAACCTATCATGTTCTTTCCGGAAAGTACAATGCTAAACAAATCTGGGCAGCTGTAAAAGCAGGAAACGGAACAAGCATGATGAAAACTGTAGAAGGGGAAGGTGTTACTTTCTGGACAAAAGGAAAAGATCTTTACATAAAAGATGCTAAAGGTAATAGTGCCAAAGTTACTATTGCCGATGTAAATCAATCCAACGGAGTTATTCACGTAATAGACAAAGTCCTTATGCCATAG